From Asterias rubens chromosome 20, eAstRub1.3, whole genome shotgun sequence, one genomic window encodes:
- the LOC117304137 gene encoding zinc finger CCHC domain-containing protein 7-like isoform X1, producing the protein MDPFRRTFLRDDEDAVDYCESEEEGSDEDDINEIEEALLQSIHYAEDYQEDSSPGEEDETKSPRQLMSNESFPHIKFTSVKRDKVELENTFQIQVPIKGDVENLDKIGVQSEGLDVTVRLEVNKSSEKDRSAKTELKITKKLSTAPTRVTEENYVSAISIDSDSDQDSKYKSIPKSSLKSKISCDAENSVVEISSDNEEGRLPRLSSTQIKEEVEVISISSSDSDVESVSSEELDDVQKEAIANDEPQPSSIRRKWSKPAAVSGDGRALTTLSQDVPAKKVKLKRSDVAELRQILDVIKELNSDDDLSSEGAMVIESVSEDEALDVHFINLGIGRYYQNEGNPFCYKCKQSGHKTHDCTNRNKTRFMTCILCGTKGHNDRQCSERQCFACQEVGHQIKDCTNKKYRYITCNRCSMTGHKAKYCPDRWRQYHMTTEPGNIIQYNGTIEDQSVSVNGKVYCYNCSLEGHFGHECMEEPMDRYAPLILPYVVKYDYIPKRFWNVQMERGPHLADCMSTGSPQNEEDSMSTVDPQNEDSMSTVNPQYKDYMSTVNPQYGDSMSTVNPQYEDSMSTVNPHLDDEADFRHVRLHQSGSRQGKKARHKRKQTDGELQSIKPKKKKKRLKTNEEKEQDKKLTKLMKQERRRIKKQQHQESLENEPTFEEYEKANSYIIKGGHVLRKRDKLARQQYVVEEQPVIVPAKKKKKMEKKNENKKRKKLKRKQENANFQELKRQYEEQKQQDIQQQVTFRPSQELFEMELFGREDQNFDSQKDLGQSEGTQSVKGKKFRMRKRRRQVQAAGVYEQFKRNLPKEAAEQAATSKKLTNRQKRKEKKQQKIANDQLYHKKLQQAYQEHAQWKRQQKAVGQRFMSDKGFRVEPKY; encoded by the exons ATGGATCCATTCAGGAGAACTTTCCTCCGTGATGATGAAGATGCAGTGGACTATTGTGAGAGTGAAGAAGAAGGGAGTGACGAGGACGACATTAATGAGATAGAGGAAGCACTCCTACAGAGTATCCACTATGCTGAAGACTACCAGGAAGACTCATCCCCAGGGGAGGAAGATGAGACCAAGTCACCCCGGCAACTAATGTCAAACGAATCCTTTCCACACATCAAATTCACGAGTGTCAAGAGAGATAAAGTTGAATTAGAGAATACTTTCCAGATCCAAGTTCCTATCAAAGGTGATGTTGAAAATTTGGACAAAATAGGAGTGCAAAGTGAAGGGTTGGATGTCACTGTTAGGTTGGAGGTAAATAAGTCTTCAGAGAAGGACAGGAGCGCAAAAACTGAATTGAAAATTACGAAGAAACTTTCCACGGCTCCTACTCGAGTAACTGAGGAGAACTATGTGAGTGCAATTAGTATTGACTCGGATTCAGATCAAGATTCCAAATATAAATCTATTCCTAAATCCAGTTTGAAATCTAAGATCTCATGTGATGCAGAAAACAGTGTTGTCGAAATTAGTTCGGATAATGAAGAAGGTAGATTGCCGAGACTATCCTCAACTCAGATTAAAGAAGAAGTTGAAGTTATATCAATATCAAGCAGTGATAGTGATGTTGAATCTGTTTCGAGCGAAGAATTAGACGATGTACAAAAGGAAGCAATTGCTAATGATGAGCCGCAGCCATCATCAATAAGACGAAAGTGGAGCAAGCCAGCAGCGGTTTCAGGTGATGGTAGGGCCTTGACTACCTTGAGTCAGGACGTGCCGGCCAAGAAAGTGAAACTAAAACGTAGCGATGTCGCAGAGCTGAGACAGATTTTGGATGTCATCAAGGAGTTGAACAGCGATGACGACCTGTCTAGTGAAGGTGCCATGGTGATTGAATCTGTCAGTGAAGATGAGGCATTAGATGTTCACTTTATTAATTTAGGG ATAGGTCGATACTACCAGAATGAGGGAAACCCTTTTTGCTACAAATGTAAGCAGTctggacacaaaacacatgaCTGTACCAACCGGAAC AAAACAAGGTTCATGACATGCATCCTGTGTGGTACCAAGGGTCATAATGATCGTCAGTGCTCTGAAAGACAATGTTTTGCCTGTCAGGAGGTTGGGCACCAGATAAAAGATTGCACCAATAAGAAGTATCGATATATTACGTGTAATCGGTGCTCAATGACAGGCCACAAAGCGAAG TATTGCCCTGATCGCTGGAGACAGTATCACATGACG ACAGAGCCAGGGAATATCATTCAGTACAACGGCACCATAGAAGACCAAAGTGTATCGGTGAATGGAAAAGTGTACTGCTACAACTGCAGCTTAGAGGGGCACTTTGGCCAT GAATGTATGGAAGAGCCCATGGACAGATATGCTCCGTTGATACTTCCGTACGTGGTCAAGTATGATTACATTCCTAAGAGGTTCTGGAATGTACAGATGGAACGCGGTCCACACCTAGCAGACTGCATGTCAACGGGCAGCCCACAAAACGAAGAAGACTCCATGTCAACGGTCGACCCACAAAATGAAGACTCCATGTCGACGGTCAACCCACAATATAAAGACTACATGTCGACGGTCAACCCACAATATGGAGACTCCATGTCGACAGTCAACCCACAATATGAAGACTCCATGTCGACAGTGAACCCACACCTTGACGACGAAGCAGACTTTAGACATGTTAGACTTCACCAAAGTGGAAGCAGGCAAGGCAAGAAAGCAAGACACAAACGAAAACAAACAG aTGGAGAGCTACAAAGCATTAAaccaaagaagaagaagaagaggctTAAGACAAACGAAGAAAAG GAACAGGACAAAAAACTCACAAAGCTCATGAAGCAAGAGAGAAGGCGAATTAAGAAGCAACAGCATCAAGAGTCCTTGGAAAACGAACCAACATTTGAAGAGTATGAAAAAGCAAACTCTTACATCATAAAAGGGGGACATGTGTTAAGGAAGAGAGACAAATTAGCAAGGCAACAGTATGTGGTTGAGGAGCAACCCGTAATCGTGCCtgcaaagaaaaagaagaagatggagaaaaaaaacgaaaacaaaaagagaaaaaaactgaaGAGAAAACAAGAGAATGCAAATTTTCAGGAACTAAAGCGCCAGTATGAGGAGCAGAAGCAGCAAGACATACAGCAGCAAGTGACATTTCGTCCATCCCAAGAACTGTTTGAAATGGAACTCTTTGGTCGGGAAGATCAGAACTTTGACAGTCAGAAAGATTTAGGACAATCCGAGGGAACGCAGTCGGTTAAGGGCAAGAAATTCAGAATGCGTAAACGGCGCCGGCAAGTTCAAGCAGCAGGTGTGTATGAACAGTTCAAGAGAAACCTGCCCAAAG AGGCCGCTGAGCAGGCAGCGACATCCAAAAAACTGACCAACAGGcagaaaagaaaagagaagaaGCAACAGAAAATAGCTAATGATCAACTCTACCACAAGAAACTCCAGCAAGCTTATCAGGAACATGCACAATGGAAGAGGCAGCAGAAGGCGGTGGGGCAGAGGTTTATGTCTGATAAGGGATTTAGAGTAGAGCCAAAATATTGA
- the LOC117304137 gene encoding zinc finger CCHC domain-containing protein 7-like isoform X2: MDPFRRTFLRDDEDAVDYCESEEEGSDEDDINEIEEALLQSIHYAEDYQEDSSPGEEDETKSPRQLMSNESFPHIKFTSVKRDKVELENTFQIQVPIKGDVENLDKIGVQSEGLDVTVRLEVNKSSEKDRSAKTELKITKKLSTAPTRVTEENYVSAISIDSDSDQDSKYKSIPKSSLKSKISCDAENSVVEISSDNEEGRLPRLSSTQIKEEVEVISISSSDSDVESVSSEELDDVQKEAIANDEPQPSSIRRKWSKPAAVSGDGRALTTLSQDVPAKKVKLKRSDVAELRQILDVIKELNSDDDLSSEGAMVIESVSEDEALDVHFINLGIGRYYQNEGNPFCYKCKQSGHKTHDCTNRNKTRFMTCILCGTKGHNDRQCSERQCFACQEVGHQIKDCTNKKYRYITCNRCSMTGHKAKYCPDRWRQYHMTTEPGNIIQYNGTIEDQSVSVNGKVYCYNCSLEGHFGHECMEEPMDRYAPLILPYVVKYDYIPKRFWNVQMERGPHLADCMSTGSPQNEEDSMSTVDPQNEDSMSTVNPQYKDYMSTVNPQYGDSMSTVNPQYEDSMSTVNPHLDDEADFRHVRLHQSGSRQGKKARHKRKQTDGELQSIKPKKKKKRLKTNEEKEQDKKLTKLMKQERRRIKKQQHQESLENEPTFEEYEKANSYIIKGGHVLRKRDKLARQQYVVEEQPVIVPAKKKKKMEKKNENKKRKKLKRKQENANFQELKRQYEEQKQQDIQQQVTFRPSQELFEMELFGREDQNFDSQKDLGQSEGTQSVKGKKFRMRKRRRQVQAAEAAEQAATSKKLTNRQKRKEKKQQKIANDQLYHKKLQQAYQEHAQWKRQQKAVGQRFMSDKGFRVEPKY; this comes from the exons ATGGATCCATTCAGGAGAACTTTCCTCCGTGATGATGAAGATGCAGTGGACTATTGTGAGAGTGAAGAAGAAGGGAGTGACGAGGACGACATTAATGAGATAGAGGAAGCACTCCTACAGAGTATCCACTATGCTGAAGACTACCAGGAAGACTCATCCCCAGGGGAGGAAGATGAGACCAAGTCACCCCGGCAACTAATGTCAAACGAATCCTTTCCACACATCAAATTCACGAGTGTCAAGAGAGATAAAGTTGAATTAGAGAATACTTTCCAGATCCAAGTTCCTATCAAAGGTGATGTTGAAAATTTGGACAAAATAGGAGTGCAAAGTGAAGGGTTGGATGTCACTGTTAGGTTGGAGGTAAATAAGTCTTCAGAGAAGGACAGGAGCGCAAAAACTGAATTGAAAATTACGAAGAAACTTTCCACGGCTCCTACTCGAGTAACTGAGGAGAACTATGTGAGTGCAATTAGTATTGACTCGGATTCAGATCAAGATTCCAAATATAAATCTATTCCTAAATCCAGTTTGAAATCTAAGATCTCATGTGATGCAGAAAACAGTGTTGTCGAAATTAGTTCGGATAATGAAGAAGGTAGATTGCCGAGACTATCCTCAACTCAGATTAAAGAAGAAGTTGAAGTTATATCAATATCAAGCAGTGATAGTGATGTTGAATCTGTTTCGAGCGAAGAATTAGACGATGTACAAAAGGAAGCAATTGCTAATGATGAGCCGCAGCCATCATCAATAAGACGAAAGTGGAGCAAGCCAGCAGCGGTTTCAGGTGATGGTAGGGCCTTGACTACCTTGAGTCAGGACGTGCCGGCCAAGAAAGTGAAACTAAAACGTAGCGATGTCGCAGAGCTGAGACAGATTTTGGATGTCATCAAGGAGTTGAACAGCGATGACGACCTGTCTAGTGAAGGTGCCATGGTGATTGAATCTGTCAGTGAAGATGAGGCATTAGATGTTCACTTTATTAATTTAGGG ATAGGTCGATACTACCAGAATGAGGGAAACCCTTTTTGCTACAAATGTAAGCAGTctggacacaaaacacatgaCTGTACCAACCGGAAC AAAACAAGGTTCATGACATGCATCCTGTGTGGTACCAAGGGTCATAATGATCGTCAGTGCTCTGAAAGACAATGTTTTGCCTGTCAGGAGGTTGGGCACCAGATAAAAGATTGCACCAATAAGAAGTATCGATATATTACGTGTAATCGGTGCTCAATGACAGGCCACAAAGCGAAG TATTGCCCTGATCGCTGGAGACAGTATCACATGACG ACAGAGCCAGGGAATATCATTCAGTACAACGGCACCATAGAAGACCAAAGTGTATCGGTGAATGGAAAAGTGTACTGCTACAACTGCAGCTTAGAGGGGCACTTTGGCCAT GAATGTATGGAAGAGCCCATGGACAGATATGCTCCGTTGATACTTCCGTACGTGGTCAAGTATGATTACATTCCTAAGAGGTTCTGGAATGTACAGATGGAACGCGGTCCACACCTAGCAGACTGCATGTCAACGGGCAGCCCACAAAACGAAGAAGACTCCATGTCAACGGTCGACCCACAAAATGAAGACTCCATGTCGACGGTCAACCCACAATATAAAGACTACATGTCGACGGTCAACCCACAATATGGAGACTCCATGTCGACAGTCAACCCACAATATGAAGACTCCATGTCGACAGTGAACCCACACCTTGACGACGAAGCAGACTTTAGACATGTTAGACTTCACCAAAGTGGAAGCAGGCAAGGCAAGAAAGCAAGACACAAACGAAAACAAACAG aTGGAGAGCTACAAAGCATTAAaccaaagaagaagaagaagaggctTAAGACAAACGAAGAAAAG GAACAGGACAAAAAACTCACAAAGCTCATGAAGCAAGAGAGAAGGCGAATTAAGAAGCAACAGCATCAAGAGTCCTTGGAAAACGAACCAACATTTGAAGAGTATGAAAAAGCAAACTCTTACATCATAAAAGGGGGACATGTGTTAAGGAAGAGAGACAAATTAGCAAGGCAACAGTATGTGGTTGAGGAGCAACCCGTAATCGTGCCtgcaaagaaaaagaagaagatggagaaaaaaaacgaaaacaaaaagagaaaaaaactgaaGAGAAAACAAGAGAATGCAAATTTTCAGGAACTAAAGCGCCAGTATGAGGAGCAGAAGCAGCAAGACATACAGCAGCAAGTGACATTTCGTCCATCCCAAGAACTGTTTGAAATGGAACTCTTTGGTCGGGAAGATCAGAACTTTGACAGTCAGAAAGATTTAGGACAATCCGAGGGAACGCAGTCGGTTAAGGGCAAGAAATTCAGAATGCGTAAACGGCGCCGGCAAGTTCAAGCAGCAG AGGCCGCTGAGCAGGCAGCGACATCCAAAAAACTGACCAACAGGcagaaaagaaaagagaagaaGCAACAGAAAATAGCTAATGATCAACTCTACCACAAGAAACTCCAGCAAGCTTATCAGGAACATGCACAATGGAAGAGGCAGCAGAAGGCGGTGGGGCAGAGGTTTATGTCTGATAAGGGATTTAGAGTAGAGCCAAAATATTGA